Within Xiphias gladius isolate SHS-SW01 ecotype Sanya breed wild chromosome 5, ASM1685928v1, whole genome shotgun sequence, the genomic segment aaactgcAAGAGCTGATACAAGATTTAACATTACCCttagaaaattatttaatttttgatgaTACATCATAGAAATTCTCTTAAGAATTTGATTGTtctgtcaaacattttcatatccTTTTAGATGAAAATCTACAAAGCgtttcctttccctcctctttggCCTTAATGAGATGCGGTGCAGTGAGAGGGGAttgactaatgtgtgtgtgtgtgtgtgtgtgtgtgtgtgtgtgtgtgtgtgtgtgtgtgtgtgtgtgtgtgcgcgcacgtcTGCATGTTTGGGGGTTTAGTAATTAGTGTGCTTTGTCAACtaatgagggaggagagaggccACCTGTTCAGGGGTGCTGGGGCAGAGTGCAGCGAGATGGTACTTGGGGATGGGGGATGTGGGGAACAGCTGCTGGatgctgggtgtgtgtgcatgatgtgTATGCATGCACTTTTTGAGGGTGTCATGTGTATTTCTTATTATGGCTGGTGTATGAGTTTTCACTTACTTTCCATATCTAGTGCGTACACCTGAATTGTTGTCCCACACTGAGGTTCTCAGAGATAAACTCCTTCGCAGGCCTTTGCGAGGAAATTTCGGctgagagtggaaaaaaagtgtttttgagtCTAAATTGTCTTACTGATGCCCTGAAATAACCTGCACACTGCCTCTGACATTGTCCTCTATCTGTTCTCCTACTTTTTTCACCTTAAATCACAGTAGACAGCTCAAACtcctttgattttatttttgcattagtTTATCTCTTTATTTAGACATTTGTGGAACACAGAAATATACGTTTATTTGCACTATTTGATCCTTAGATTGAACATGTTTTAGCCACTATATCATCTTTACTGTTGCTAtagtaaaaacatattttctttattcttttatatCTATTATATACTTTAAATTGACTACATTCACTTAAACTACATATACTTCATTTATATagttatattacatttatattatacatatatacagtaataaacacataaattataaatattgaTCTAAAGATTTTAATCCATTTTAtcaattaatattattatagtctatttaatttaattatattactatattttgtattttatactattatattattagTTGTCTTAATTAGTTAATTGAAACAGTGACACTTAAtacatgtataaaaaataaataaacaatgattTAGGGATTTACAGAAATATTACCTCAAATACCTGTTGTATCATatttgataaatacattttcaacatgACATTACGACAAAATACGTACAGATTTTTTAGTGATTATATGCTGCTTCAATCCAGCAAAATCTAATCTTAAAATATTACTAAAATTTACAAAACTTACTCTTACAATTACTCTCAAAATTAGTTAAATGAGTATCTTGGTGAGTCATCTGAGCTGCAACGCTGGGCCATCTTGAATTTGATAAATAAAGGACCGCTACTTCCTGCATTCTGATAATTCACTAGTGGGCACCAAAAATTTGCCTCATTGTGTAAAAATTGTTATTCAGATAATAACCATTAATCATAACATGGGTCTAATTAATGGTTAATAATTATGATTTAGATGTCTCTTCTGTTAAAGCCCCTGTAAACTCAATTTCAGATCTTAAGTATTTCTCTGTAACTTAAAAGggactccagtgatttagtattaCATTTCCATAAAGGTGGGGAAGGGCTCACAAAAGGcagcttaaaataaataaataaatagataaataaatggtCAAAATCGAATTAGCAGAAGCTGAGATGTCCTGACTTTTAGGCTCTGATCttggtcaagctccaaaaacactggatcctacatttcccataatgtaaCTCAATAATATCCTTCAGTTGAGCCCCCCTGTTTCTTAAATGccactttttttctgagatgACATCACTCTGACATAATCagggtcatttttttcaaacctttgAAAGCTCTCACCACAACCATAAAAATGGCATTATTCAAGTGTTCACtggctgagtagtactcctcAAGACAAGTAAACTAAacttaatgtgtaaaattggtggcTTGTCCCTTTCAAACTTCATGACTAAATATGCAACAATCAGAGTTTAAATTTgtggaaaaacatatttaagtaTAATTTATTAAGGATTTACAGCACAAACAAATAACTCaacaaaacagcacagacaaatGTCTCAGACGAAATAATCAAAATTGATCTGACTGTGGCcgaaaataatgttttcatgtacaATCCCATTGCTCACAGTAAGAAGCTTAAAGCGTACACTGTTATGGAGGAATGGAACAGAACAGAATATAACATACAATCTGCCCTCAGACAttaagcagcagcaacagcacagTCCAGTTATGCTGCATTGCTGAGCACAGTTAAGACCAAACCAACCTGGCTGAGCTCCATCACACAGGAGGCGGGGAAGTAGCCCTGCTGACCGTCCTGCAGCCGTCCAAACCACCTCTCCTCATGTCTGGACAGCACCAGGATGACTTCACCTTGAGACAGCTCCAGCTCATCTGGCCAGTGTGGCCTGTAGCTGTGCACCACCACCATCTAATGGACAGAGGGAGAATAACAGCCTGTTTTATTCTGAATTGTGTATTTCAAATTGCAAGATTCACTTTCaattttttatacaaaatttaaaataggttaattttgttgcattgctttttttttgttgtaattataATAGCTGTTGTCAGTGTCCAAGTGATCTTTGCAGTCTACAGGTCAGACTCAGTGAATGGAGAGGATTATGTATCAAGACTCAGAGATTAACTGCTGTGCAGGGAGATAGAAACCCTAAATCTGTGTCTACTCTTCATTATCTGTTCCACCTAAATATGATGCATGTTTGTCAGAGGTATTAGATGAAGGAAACTCATAATGAAGCACCAGGAAATTGATTGACTTCACATCACATCAATGTCAAACTCATGTCCATCAGTCTGGGGTATATGTAACACTTATGAAAttgtgacttttgttttctatatCTGTTGTTGAAGACCGACATGAGACTAAATTAACAACATGCAAAGATCCAGCTTTCTACTAATgaatattggatggatttttaTATTAAGAATTGGTTAACTTACCTTTTCAGCTTCTGCTCTGTATTGATACCTCCCTGTTAACCATTCAAAGTGGAGATGAATCagcaaaataattatttttatgattagcCATAACTGTCATGGTACATTTGAACATCTTCACATAAatgcatgtacatatgtatCAATGCAGCCATGTCCTTTAGAAAATGAGCACCCttaaggagagaaaaagatttaccccattatttattaatcatcTGACACTGATAATGCCATCTTGCTCTCACTAACAATTTAAATAATGGCATGCTAAGCTACACTTTGCTGCAGATATGATTCCACTCACCTTGTGGAGCAAGGACAGTGGTGAAGACTTCGAAGTGTTCATTGCTGTGCATATAGATGCGCTGCATCTTGAAGACCTGCACACTTGCACACTGACCAAGGCTCCTGCACGCTCTCTGCACAacctttaaataaatgcagctgACTAATCCACTGCAGCACTGACTGGAGCTTGACACAAGCAACATCACATCCTTCCTAGGGTacagcacacacaagcatgtacAGCACAAGACTAGGGACAAATAAAATCTTATTGCATGGCAGAAGAGAGTATGATTGTAAGACTATTGATTGggttttttcttaattttcagtgttaaatatCACCAGACACAGATCTATTCTCAACATTTTTAGATAAGCAATGGAATAAAAGGCAGACTTCGTCCCAGAAATCCTGCTTGACCACCTCATCTTCATGCCATTGCCTATTGTTCTTTGACCATCTGGTTACATGTGAGATAAGTTTAGAGGCCACTGCCAAAGCCCGCCTGACATGGATGAgaattcataattttgcctcatCAACAGTGCTTGATTGATTTAGGGTTATTGAATGTGTCCCATTTTCCAGTGGCCTGGGTGAGCAGGGACAAAGATGAATGGGCTTGGGAGAGGGTGGCGGATTGCTCAACAGATGGTGATAGAAACCCCCcgtcacctcctcctcctctcctctcccgcTCCGGTGCGTTGGAGCTTGGCTGTGAGCTTGCGTCAGCGATTAAAAAGCATCCATCAATAACTTGAGAGATCACTCAGCCAGAATGATAATATCTGAGCACTGGAAGTTTCCTGCAAACCTGCAACAATTATGAAAAATGGTATTTAATAAACCTTAAAAGGTTTTGATATGTGCATAAAGACTTTATCAACTTTATTTTCTGCAACAAATctacagagaaaaatgtgaattttattttccaattaaTAACAAACAGTGTTAAGAGGAAATAAGGTTGAAATCTCTTCAGGGGGTCCATGGATTAGCTTGGTGAACTGTGCAAGGAGAAGTGCATTTCTGTGCTGTCTGAAAGAGGAAAGATCTGTGAATGGATGAGACAACTAATTAACCTCATTACCTGTGGCCTCAGTAGTCCTGCAAAATACTTGTTCGGACTGCACCCCCTCTGGCTCTAAGACAGCTCTCtttcaaaacagacagaacatGAAATTATAAACCTGTAAAGACCAATTAGTTATAGAGTAATATGCTGACTAGAATGATAGAAAAATGCCAGTCAGCCTTCTATGGATTTAGGATGTGTACAACTGTACTAAAGGTGCAAATTCTTGCTCCGAGAGATATCTGTATCTGTTTTCACTGCTGCTAATTCAATGTGATGCCTCCAGTCTAAACACCAAGGACATAGCAAAGCCTTTACGTAACCTAAAACCACAGCTAAGCTGCTTAGAAAACTGGTGTATTTACCTCtatgaagaagaaaatacatgagCACTGAGCAGCTCAAAGGTCAAGCCTTTATCTGTTAAGACAATTTAAGGCAGTTATTAAGAAAATATGTGAAACGCACACAGAAATATATCCTGCAACCCATGTTTTACATTGGACATTAGCAGAGATGAAAGTGACATAGTTGAAATATTAGATTGTTTAGCTACATCAACCATCACTGCtctattaataatatatttaatctGTTGCCTTTACTGGCTGGAGcgcatttattttatttactgtcaaAATGTATAGTATTGAAGTTCTGTTACACTGGTGCGAATTGGGGATTACTGTTTTATGCATTACAGCACCGTGTTATGGCATTTTTGACAATTACAGTAAACTTACAAGTGATAGaaatatcaaatgttttgtgtcttgaataaaaaacattaagagGACTTCTTAATCTACAGCATTTCAAATACCTTGTTGAGTTGTTGCATATATTATGCTATTTGCATGATATTTTTGTGCAGACTATTGTACACTCTGCCATGATTAAAATCCAGTGATGAATGTACAAACTGTTGTGATGTTGTAATAAACTTGATTGCAATACCTTTTATCATAATGTGCTATTCAGTTTTGCATTCTATACTAGATTCTGAATCCCAAATTAGGTATGCAGACTTGTATGTTACCATTTTAGATTCTAGCTCAGTCCTCAAATCCATCTGACAAACAAATTCTAAGGTAGTTTTGAGTATGtagttttttctgtctttagaAGTGAAAAAATAAGTACAATCATAACAGTCAGTATGCATAGTGCTGCTATAAACCACTAGATTTTAGGGTATGCTGTGGATGTACAATATGTTACCACAACCAAAATGTAGTGTTGATGTAGAgtgcaaaaaatgtaatcaacattaagaaaaaaaaaaaagatgaaaatttttagaaaaaacatttcactctgTTATATTGAACTGACAGTTCAAATGTCCgaactgcaaaaaaagaaaaaggttacCACACATATTAgttatatagatgtatatatgtgtgtaggtCAActtaccattattttcattatttatcagTCCACAGATTATTCGTTTAATTAAGTAGTCCAGgaattgtttgaaaatatttttttaaaaacaacaaaacaaagaaaaaaaaaggtccatcacagtttcccagagcccaaggtgaagTCTAtacatttcatgttttgtccaactaacacCCTAAAACTaaaagatgttcaatttacaatgctacaaacattaaaataaaaaaaacccatcctCCTGGCTAGAGGCAGAGgatgttttgcttgaaaactgaaacaattacaCACCTATCAAAACAGTGGCCAAAATATCTATCAATATCTTTCATACCTGGGATGACTTTATAAATTCTACATTCaattaaacagaaaaggaaacacTATCACCTGATTTTAATTTGAGCTGcaaattaaagtattttacatTAAGATTACACACATTGGGACCAATTTACAGTAGAATTAATTTACATAAAGTGGAAGAGTCACAAAAATCCTGGACAGTCACAACATCACACCCATCATTCACAGGTGAATCAAACAGTCATTTCATATGGCATCATGAATGTCAAGACCAACGCTTTGATCCCAAGGCACAACCTAATGAAGCAGGACACAGGAGGTGAGAGTCCTCAGTGCTTTCCAGGTTTAGatctcttcttctgtcctcctcctcctgctgctgctcctgctctacctccctttcctttccctttccctttcccaCCCTTTCCTTTGCCTTTTCCTGACATGTTGCCTTTGCTTCCTTTCTTCCCTGCTCCCTTCTTGTATTTAGCTGTGgcctcctccctgtcctcctctctcatctgtTTATTGACAGCCTTGGTGATGTCCAACTTTGGCTTCTTGCTGTCCATGATTTTCAGAAGCTCCAGCTGCTTCTGCCTCTCATTAGAAAAGTCACTGATGAGGGGCTCAAACTTCCTCTTCTTGCCTGTGTTCTTTGGTGGTTTCTCTTTGGGCAGCCGGTCCTGGAACCTCCCCACGGATGCTGTGGAGGTTTTGGCCACACTCACGGCTCTGGCGAGCTCGTTTTTGGACTGCTGTGCTGTGGGGGTCAGTCCCACACCTGGGACTTTGACTTTCTGCGCCCTGGCGATGTTCTTCAGCCTGTTGAGCTCGTTTCTGGCCACTCTCTCCTTCTTGGCTGTGACGCGTTTGGCGAACTGGTCCGCATTTGGGTCTGCGGTCTCCGGCACTTCAATAAGCCATTCCTTGGTGTTATCGTTAGCCCTCTTGTAGCCCCAGCGCCTCTTCCACTCCTTCGCTGTTTCATCCCAAACTAAGttggtcttcttcttcttctgaatGCCCTTTAGTTTGGCGAACTGCTCCCATTTCGTCGGAGGTTTGGGCTTCGGAGGCGGCTTCTCTCTGGGCAGCGGGGTCGTCGGGTCCGGTAATTTGGCCACTATCGCTTCCTCGACCCTTTGCGTGGGTTGTTTCCAGATCTCGTTGATGAGAAGCTGTGTGTTATCACGAGCTAAAGACCGCAAGAAGTCCTCTTTCTTCTGCTCCCTGAGGTCCCTTGACTCAATGCGGTTTTTGTCACACGCCAGAAGGTTACCGACGTCAAACTCTAGGTCCAACTCTTTGTGGACGGAGATACTTCTCAgtttttctgcctcttcttGCTCAGCTTTAGCCAACAGCTCTTCCACATTGCACGCAGCCATGTTGCTCAGTGCTGTTCACTACCCACgtgtgaaatagaaaaaaaacacccttaaTTTCTTCCGGGTCATAGTTCGCCGGGGGAAATGTCGCCCTCTTGCAGCCACAAGGATGCGACATTGTtccatttcactttttttgatttttttttttttaacttttctttagCATAAGGGaaaatatacataaatgaaCAACAGAACTCAATCAGCAATGGAGGAAATGATGCTGCAGCACAGCCGAATACAAACAGCATAAAATAGAGCTGCCATTACAGTGAaaatcaggagagaaaaagatttacaaaacatttttaaaaaataaaagagagtgCACAAAGGAACAAGAtaagagacattaaaaaataaaggaccGAGATATAGATGTATACAGTTTTTTAGCCTTTCTGTTCATTTGTCCCATATACTTAAAGTAGTTGGCAAGTTTATATATGAACACAGTGAAAGACGGAGTACTACCTTTCCACTTACAAGTATGTATACCATATATACCCAAAATGATCCCAAGATTGACAGTGTCTAAAAATGTTTCAATCCAAGTTGTCTATAAAAT encodes:
- the rrs1 gene encoding ribosome biogenesis regulatory protein homolog translates to MAACNVEELLAKAEQEEAEKLRSISVHKELDLEFDVGNLLACDKNRIESRDLREQKKEDFLRSLARDNTQLLINEIWKQPTQRVEEAIVAKLPDPTTPLPREKPPPKPKPPTKWEQFAKLKGIQKKKKTNLVWDETAKEWKRRWGYKRANDNTKEWLIEVPETADPNADQFAKRVTAKKERVARNELNRLKNIARAQKVKVPGVGLTPTAQQSKNELARAVSVAKTSTASVGRFQDRLPKEKPPKNTGKKRKFEPLISDFSNERQKQLELLKIMDSKKPKLDITKAVNKQMREEDREEATAKYKKGAGKKGSKGNMSGKGKGKGGKGKGKGKGGRAGAAAGGGGQKKRSKPGKH